A region from the Dendropsophus ebraccatus isolate aDenEbr1 chromosome 1, aDenEbr1.pat, whole genome shotgun sequence genome encodes:
- the LOC138770187 gene encoding eukaryotic translation initiation factor 4E type 2-like isoform X2 — protein sequence MWCQGCISAEMVVAPGEHPLQYRYTFWYSRRTPSRPASTQNYEQNIRQFGTVASVEQFWRVYSHLVRPGDLSGYSDFHLFKEGIKPMWEDDANRNGGKWIIRLRKGLASRFWENIILAMLGEQFMVGEEICGVVVSIRFQEDILSIWNKTANDQISTIRIRDTLRRVLNLPPNTIMEYKTHNDSLKDNSSFRNTKLTL from the exons ATGTGGTGTCAGGGCTGTATATCTGCG gagatggtagtggcccCCGGGGAGCACCCGCTGCAGTACCGCTACACCTTCTGGTACTCTCGGAGGACCCCCTCCCGGCCCGCCAGCACTCAGAACTATGAGCAGAACATCAGACAGTTTGGCACGGTGGCATCG gtggagcagttCTGGCGGGTGTACAGCCACCTGGTGCGGCCCGGAGACCTCTCAGGATACAGCGACTTCCATCTCTTCAAGGAAGGCATCAAACCCATGTGGGAG GATGACGCCAATAGAAATGGCGGCAAGTGGATCATCCGCCTGCGGAAGGGTCTGGCGTCCCGCTTCTGGGAGAACATCATACTGGCCATGCTGGGGGAGCAGTTCATGGTGGGAGAAGAGATCTGTGGGGTGGTGGTGTCCATACGCTTTCAG gaggatATCCTCTCCATCTGGAACAAGACGGCCAACGACCAGATCAGCACCATTCGTATCCGGGACACACTGCGGCGAGTCCTCAACCTCCCTCCAAACACCATCATGGAGTACAAGACTCACAACGACAGCCTGAA AGATAACTCCAGTTTCCGGAACACAAAGCTGACTCTCTAG
- the LOC138770153 gene encoding acetylcholine receptor subunit epsilon-like isoform X1, which yields MYGAPQSGALATEETRLIKDIFSNYDKKSRPARSIKDIVEVKLKLTLTNLISLKEKEETMTTNVWLQLEWNDYRMMWNSSEYGGITVVRIPHDKVWLPEIGLENNIDGQFDVAYYANVLVYDSGYMYWLPPAIFRSACPIEVTYFPFDWQNCTLVFRSQTYNAKEVDLQLALGETGEPLERVDIDPEAFTENGEWAIKHCPAWKYVNPNYTPDDLEYQQIIFGLIIQRKPLFYVVNIIVPCVLISSLVVLVYFLPAKAGGQKCTTSISVLLAQVVFLFLIAQKVPETSLSVPLIGKYLIFVMIVSTIIVLSCVIVLNVSLRTPITHNLTAAMKHRLLEVLPRYLQMKIEPCEEEEATPRERRKSSLGIMLKAEEYVLRKPRSELMFERQRERHGMSRDERGHRGEEKGAKGSKGQWRWQIVDGFDVAVTTPLFKNLAHCAPEIKECVEACNFITSSTREQNKSGAEMENWVMIGKVLDVLCFWGALPLFMVGTLAIFFMGHFNQAPERPFPSGDHVFPPCSTTT from the exons atgtatggggccccgcagagcg gTGCTCTGGCCACTGAGGAAACACGTCTGATCAAAGATATATTTTCCAATTATGATAAAAAGTCTCGACCGGCCAGGTCCATCAAGGACATCGTAGAGGTCAAGCTTAAACTCACCCTGACCAACCTCATCTCCCTG aaagagaaggaagagacGATGACCACCAACGTGTGGCTGCAGCTG GAATGGAATGACTATCGCATGATGTGGAACAGTTCAGAATATGGCGGCATCACGGTGGTACGAATCCCCCATGACAAGGTGTGGTTACCGGAAATAGGACTGGAGAACAA cattgACGGACAGTTTGATGTTGCGTACTACGCCAACGTTCTGGTCTATGACAGCGGGTACATGTACTGGCTGCCGCCGGCCATCTTTAGGAGCGCGTGCCCCATTGAGGTCACCTACTTCCCTTTCGACTGGCAGAACTGCACCTTGGTGTTCAG GTCTCAAACCTACAACGCCAAAGAAGTGGACCTGCAGCTGGCGCTTGGCGAAACTGGGGAACCATTGGAGAGGGTGGATATTGATCCTGAGGCTTTCACAG AGAATGGAGAGTGGGCGATAAAGCATTGTCCAGCCTGGAAGTATGTGAACCCCAACTACACGCCGGATGACCTCGAGTACCAGCAGATCATCTTCGGCCTGATCATCCAGAGGAAGCCTCTCTTTTACGTTGTGAACATCATTGTGCCGTGCGTCCTCATCTCCTCGCTCGTGGTGCTCGTCTACTTTCTGCCGGCTAAAG CTGGTGGTCAGAAGTGTACAACGTCCATCTCAGTCCTCCTGGCCCAGGTTGTGTTCCTGTTCCTTATCGCTCAGAAGGTCCCGGAAACATCCTTGAGCGTCCCTCTCATCGGAAA ATACTTGATCTTTGTGATGATTGTGTCTACGATCATTGTCCTCAGCTGCGTCATTGTCCTCAACGTATCCCTGCGGACTCCCATCACCCACAACCTGACGGCCGCCATGAAACAC AGGCTTCTGGAGGTGTTACCCCGCTACCTGCAGATGAAGATCGAGCCCTGCGAGGAAGAGGAGGCCACCCCGcgggagaggaggaagagctcCCTGGGGATAATGCTGAAGGCGGAGGAGTACGTGCTGCGGAAGCCCCGGAGCGAGCTCATGTTCGAGCGCCAGAGAGAGCGGCACGGGATGAGCCGGGACGAGCGGGGCCACAGAGGTGAAGAGAAGGGAGCCAAAGGCAGCAAGGGGCAATGGAGGTGGCAGATAG TGGACGGCTTTGATGTTGCGGTAACCACCCCGCTGTTCAAGAACCTGGCTCACTGCGCCCCGGAGATCAAGGAGTGTGTGGAGGCCTGCAACTTCATCAccagcagcaccagggagcagaacaAGAGCGGAGCG GAGATGGAGAACTGGGTGATGATCGGGAAGGTTTTGGACGTCCTGTGCTTTTGGGGGGCACTCCCCCTCTTTATGGTGGGGACCCTGGCCATCTTTTTTATGGGCCACTTTAACCAAGCTCCGGAGCGGCCGTTCCCGAGCGGTGACCACGTCTTCCCCCCTTGCTCCACCACCACATGA
- the LOC138770187 gene encoding eukaryotic translation initiation factor 4E type 2-like isoform X1 translates to MGISGNDDVTVPEDELQSAARSKEMVVAPGEHPLQYRYTFWYSRRTPSRPASTQNYEQNIRQFGTVASVEQFWRVYSHLVRPGDLSGYSDFHLFKEGIKPMWEDDANRNGGKWIIRLRKGLASRFWENIILAMLGEQFMVGEEICGVVVSIRFQEDILSIWNKTANDQISTIRIRDTLRRVLNLPPNTIMEYKTHNDSLKDNSSFRNTKLTL, encoded by the exons ATGGGGATCTCAGGAAACGATGATGTCACCGTCCCGGAGGATGAGCTCCAATCCGCCGCCAGATCCAAG gagatggtagtggcccCCGGGGAGCACCCGCTGCAGTACCGCTACACCTTCTGGTACTCTCGGAGGACCCCCTCCCGGCCCGCCAGCACTCAGAACTATGAGCAGAACATCAGACAGTTTGGCACGGTGGCATCG gtggagcagttCTGGCGGGTGTACAGCCACCTGGTGCGGCCCGGAGACCTCTCAGGATACAGCGACTTCCATCTCTTCAAGGAAGGCATCAAACCCATGTGGGAG GATGACGCCAATAGAAATGGCGGCAAGTGGATCATCCGCCTGCGGAAGGGTCTGGCGTCCCGCTTCTGGGAGAACATCATACTGGCCATGCTGGGGGAGCAGTTCATGGTGGGAGAAGAGATCTGTGGGGTGGTGGTGTCCATACGCTTTCAG gaggatATCCTCTCCATCTGGAACAAGACGGCCAACGACCAGATCAGCACCATTCGTATCCGGGACACACTGCGGCGAGTCCTCAACCTCCCTCCAAACACCATCATGGAGTACAAGACTCACAACGACAGCCTGAA AGATAACTCCAGTTTCCGGAACACAAAGCTGACTCTCTAG
- the LOC138770153 gene encoding acetylcholine receptor subunit epsilon-like isoform X4, with amino-acid sequence MGWKPPVLVLLAFLSCALATEETRLIKDIFSNYDKKSRPARSIKDIVEVKLKLTLTNLISLKEKEETMTTNVWLQLEWNDYRMMWNSSEYGGITVVRIPHDKVWLPEIGLENNIDGQFDVAYYANVLVYDSGYMYWLPPAIFRSACPIEVTYFPFDWQNCTLVFRSQTYNAKEVDLQLALGETGEPLERVDIDPEAFTENGEWAIKHCPAWKYVNPNYTPDDLEYQQIIFGLIIQRKPLFYVVNIIVPCVLISSLVVLVYFLPAKAGGQKCTTSISVLLAQVVFLFLIAQKVPETSLSVPLIGKYLIFVMIVSTIIVLSCVIVLNVSLRTPITHNLTAAMKHRLLEVLPRYLQMKIEPCEEEEATPRERRKSSLGIMLKAEEYVLRKPRSELMFERQRERHGMSRDERGHRGEEKGAKGSKGQWRWQIVDGFDVAVTTPLFKNLAHCAPEIKECVEACNFITSSTREQNKSGAEMENWVMIGKVLDVLCFWGALPLFMVGTLAIFFMGHFNQAPERPFPSGDHVFPPCSTTT; translated from the exons ATGGGCTGGAAGCCCCCTGTGCTGGTCCTGCTGGCCTTCCTGAGCT gTGCTCTGGCCACTGAGGAAACACGTCTGATCAAAGATATATTTTCCAATTATGATAAAAAGTCTCGACCGGCCAGGTCCATCAAGGACATCGTAGAGGTCAAGCTTAAACTCACCCTGACCAACCTCATCTCCCTG aaagagaaggaagagacGATGACCACCAACGTGTGGCTGCAGCTG GAATGGAATGACTATCGCATGATGTGGAACAGTTCAGAATATGGCGGCATCACGGTGGTACGAATCCCCCATGACAAGGTGTGGTTACCGGAAATAGGACTGGAGAACAA cattgACGGACAGTTTGATGTTGCGTACTACGCCAACGTTCTGGTCTATGACAGCGGGTACATGTACTGGCTGCCGCCGGCCATCTTTAGGAGCGCGTGCCCCATTGAGGTCACCTACTTCCCTTTCGACTGGCAGAACTGCACCTTGGTGTTCAG GTCTCAAACCTACAACGCCAAAGAAGTGGACCTGCAGCTGGCGCTTGGCGAAACTGGGGAACCATTGGAGAGGGTGGATATTGATCCTGAGGCTTTCACAG AGAATGGAGAGTGGGCGATAAAGCATTGTCCAGCCTGGAAGTATGTGAACCCCAACTACACGCCGGATGACCTCGAGTACCAGCAGATCATCTTCGGCCTGATCATCCAGAGGAAGCCTCTCTTTTACGTTGTGAACATCATTGTGCCGTGCGTCCTCATCTCCTCGCTCGTGGTGCTCGTCTACTTTCTGCCGGCTAAAG CTGGTGGTCAGAAGTGTACAACGTCCATCTCAGTCCTCCTGGCCCAGGTTGTGTTCCTGTTCCTTATCGCTCAGAAGGTCCCGGAAACATCCTTGAGCGTCCCTCTCATCGGAAA ATACTTGATCTTTGTGATGATTGTGTCTACGATCATTGTCCTCAGCTGCGTCATTGTCCTCAACGTATCCCTGCGGACTCCCATCACCCACAACCTGACGGCCGCCATGAAACAC AGGCTTCTGGAGGTGTTACCCCGCTACCTGCAGATGAAGATCGAGCCCTGCGAGGAAGAGGAGGCCACCCCGcgggagaggaggaagagctcCCTGGGGATAATGCTGAAGGCGGAGGAGTACGTGCTGCGGAAGCCCCGGAGCGAGCTCATGTTCGAGCGCCAGAGAGAGCGGCACGGGATGAGCCGGGACGAGCGGGGCCACAGAGGTGAAGAGAAGGGAGCCAAAGGCAGCAAGGGGCAATGGAGGTGGCAGATAG TGGACGGCTTTGATGTTGCGGTAACCACCCCGCTGTTCAAGAACCTGGCTCACTGCGCCCCGGAGATCAAGGAGTGTGTGGAGGCCTGCAACTTCATCAccagcagcaccagggagcagaacaAGAGCGGAGCG GAGATGGAGAACTGGGTGATGATCGGGAAGGTTTTGGACGTCCTGTGCTTTTGGGGGGCACTCCCCCTCTTTATGGTGGGGACCCTGGCCATCTTTTTTATGGGCCACTTTAACCAAGCTCCGGAGCGGCCGTTCCCGAGCGGTGACCACGTCTTCCCCCCTTGCTCCACCACCACATGA
- the LOC138770153 gene encoding acetylcholine receptor subunit epsilon-like isoform X2, whose amino-acid sequence MGWKPPVLVLLAFLSCALATEETRLIKDIFSNYDKKSRPARSIKDIVEVKLKLTLTNLISLKEKEETMTTNVWLQLEWNDYRMMWNSSEYGGITVVRIPHDKVWLPEIGLENNIDGQFDVAYYANVLVYDSGYMYWLPPAIFRSACPIEVTYFPFDWQNCTLVFRSQTYNAKEVDLQLALGETGEPLERVDIDPEAFTENGEWAIKHCPAWKYVNPNYTPDDLEYQQIIFGLIIQRKPLFYVVNIIVPCVLISSLVVLVYFLPAKAGGQKCTTSISVLLAQVVFLFLIAQKVPETSLSVPLIGKYLIFVMIVSTIIVLSCVIVLNVSLRTPITHNLTAAMKHRLLEVLPRYLQMKIEPCEEEEATPRERRKSSLGIMLKAEEYVLRKPRSELMFERQRERHGMSRDERGHRVDGFDVAVTTPLFKNLAHCAPEIKECVEACNFITSSTREQNKSGAEMENWVMIGKVLDVLCFWGALPLFMVGTLAIFFMGHFNQAPERPFPSGDHVFPPCSTTT is encoded by the exons ATGGGCTGGAAGCCCCCTGTGCTGGTCCTGCTGGCCTTCCTGAGCT gTGCTCTGGCCACTGAGGAAACACGTCTGATCAAAGATATATTTTCCAATTATGATAAAAAGTCTCGACCGGCCAGGTCCATCAAGGACATCGTAGAGGTCAAGCTTAAACTCACCCTGACCAACCTCATCTCCCTG aaagagaaggaagagacGATGACCACCAACGTGTGGCTGCAGCTG GAATGGAATGACTATCGCATGATGTGGAACAGTTCAGAATATGGCGGCATCACGGTGGTACGAATCCCCCATGACAAGGTGTGGTTACCGGAAATAGGACTGGAGAACAA cattgACGGACAGTTTGATGTTGCGTACTACGCCAACGTTCTGGTCTATGACAGCGGGTACATGTACTGGCTGCCGCCGGCCATCTTTAGGAGCGCGTGCCCCATTGAGGTCACCTACTTCCCTTTCGACTGGCAGAACTGCACCTTGGTGTTCAG GTCTCAAACCTACAACGCCAAAGAAGTGGACCTGCAGCTGGCGCTTGGCGAAACTGGGGAACCATTGGAGAGGGTGGATATTGATCCTGAGGCTTTCACAG AGAATGGAGAGTGGGCGATAAAGCATTGTCCAGCCTGGAAGTATGTGAACCCCAACTACACGCCGGATGACCTCGAGTACCAGCAGATCATCTTCGGCCTGATCATCCAGAGGAAGCCTCTCTTTTACGTTGTGAACATCATTGTGCCGTGCGTCCTCATCTCCTCGCTCGTGGTGCTCGTCTACTTTCTGCCGGCTAAAG CTGGTGGTCAGAAGTGTACAACGTCCATCTCAGTCCTCCTGGCCCAGGTTGTGTTCCTGTTCCTTATCGCTCAGAAGGTCCCGGAAACATCCTTGAGCGTCCCTCTCATCGGAAA ATACTTGATCTTTGTGATGATTGTGTCTACGATCATTGTCCTCAGCTGCGTCATTGTCCTCAACGTATCCCTGCGGACTCCCATCACCCACAACCTGACGGCCGCCATGAAACAC AGGCTTCTGGAGGTGTTACCCCGCTACCTGCAGATGAAGATCGAGCCCTGCGAGGAAGAGGAGGCCACCCCGcgggagaggaggaagagctcCCTGGGGATAATGCTGAAGGCGGAGGAGTACGTGCTGCGGAAGCCCCGGAGCGAGCTCATGTTCGAGCGCCAGAGAGAGCGGCACGGGATGAGCCGGGACGAGCGGGGCCACAGAG TGGACGGCTTTGATGTTGCGGTAACCACCCCGCTGTTCAAGAACCTGGCTCACTGCGCCCCGGAGATCAAGGAGTGTGTGGAGGCCTGCAACTTCATCAccagcagcaccagggagcagaacaAGAGCGGAGCG GAGATGGAGAACTGGGTGATGATCGGGAAGGTTTTGGACGTCCTGTGCTTTTGGGGGGCACTCCCCCTCTTTATGGTGGGGACCCTGGCCATCTTTTTTATGGGCCACTTTAACCAAGCTCCGGAGCGGCCGTTCCCGAGCGGTGACCACGTCTTCCCCCCTTGCTCCACCACCACATGA
- the LOC138770153 gene encoding acetylcholine receptor subunit epsilon-like isoform X3, with the protein MTTNVWLQLEWNDYRMMWNSSEYGGITVVRIPHDKVWLPEIGLENNIDGQFDVAYYANVLVYDSGYMYWLPPAIFRSACPIEVTYFPFDWQNCTLVFRSQTYNAKEVDLQLALGETGEPLERVDIDPEAFTENGEWAIKHCPAWKYVNPNYTPDDLEYQQIIFGLIIQRKPLFYVVNIIVPCVLISSLVVLVYFLPAKAGGQKCTTSISVLLAQVVFLFLIAQKVPETSLSVPLIGKYLIFVMIVSTIIVLSCVIVLNVSLRTPITHNLTAAMKHRLLEVLPRYLQMKIEPCEEEEATPRERRKSSLGIMLKAEEYVLRKPRSELMFERQRERHGMSRDERGHRGEEKGAKGSKGQWRWQIVDGFDVAVTTPLFKNLAHCAPEIKECVEACNFITSSTREQNKSGAEMENWVMIGKVLDVLCFWGALPLFMVGTLAIFFMGHFNQAPERPFPSGDHVFPPCSTTT; encoded by the exons ATGACCACCAACGTGTGGCTGCAGCTG GAATGGAATGACTATCGCATGATGTGGAACAGTTCAGAATATGGCGGCATCACGGTGGTACGAATCCCCCATGACAAGGTGTGGTTACCGGAAATAGGACTGGAGAACAA cattgACGGACAGTTTGATGTTGCGTACTACGCCAACGTTCTGGTCTATGACAGCGGGTACATGTACTGGCTGCCGCCGGCCATCTTTAGGAGCGCGTGCCCCATTGAGGTCACCTACTTCCCTTTCGACTGGCAGAACTGCACCTTGGTGTTCAG GTCTCAAACCTACAACGCCAAAGAAGTGGACCTGCAGCTGGCGCTTGGCGAAACTGGGGAACCATTGGAGAGGGTGGATATTGATCCTGAGGCTTTCACAG AGAATGGAGAGTGGGCGATAAAGCATTGTCCAGCCTGGAAGTATGTGAACCCCAACTACACGCCGGATGACCTCGAGTACCAGCAGATCATCTTCGGCCTGATCATCCAGAGGAAGCCTCTCTTTTACGTTGTGAACATCATTGTGCCGTGCGTCCTCATCTCCTCGCTCGTGGTGCTCGTCTACTTTCTGCCGGCTAAAG CTGGTGGTCAGAAGTGTACAACGTCCATCTCAGTCCTCCTGGCCCAGGTTGTGTTCCTGTTCCTTATCGCTCAGAAGGTCCCGGAAACATCCTTGAGCGTCCCTCTCATCGGAAA ATACTTGATCTTTGTGATGATTGTGTCTACGATCATTGTCCTCAGCTGCGTCATTGTCCTCAACGTATCCCTGCGGACTCCCATCACCCACAACCTGACGGCCGCCATGAAACAC AGGCTTCTGGAGGTGTTACCCCGCTACCTGCAGATGAAGATCGAGCCCTGCGAGGAAGAGGAGGCCACCCCGcgggagaggaggaagagctcCCTGGGGATAATGCTGAAGGCGGAGGAGTACGTGCTGCGGAAGCCCCGGAGCGAGCTCATGTTCGAGCGCCAGAGAGAGCGGCACGGGATGAGCCGGGACGAGCGGGGCCACAGAGGTGAAGAGAAGGGAGCCAAAGGCAGCAAGGGGCAATGGAGGTGGCAGATAG TGGACGGCTTTGATGTTGCGGTAACCACCCCGCTGTTCAAGAACCTGGCTCACTGCGCCCCGGAGATCAAGGAGTGTGTGGAGGCCTGCAACTTCATCAccagcagcaccagggagcagaacaAGAGCGGAGCG GAGATGGAGAACTGGGTGATGATCGGGAAGGTTTTGGACGTCCTGTGCTTTTGGGGGGCACTCCCCCTCTTTATGGTGGGGACCCTGGCCATCTTTTTTATGGGCCACTTTAACCAAGCTCCGGAGCGGCCGTTCCCGAGCGGTGACCACGTCTTCCCCCCTTGCTCCACCACCACATGA